Proteins encoded by one window of Desulfovibrio ferrophilus:
- a CDS encoding HypC/HybG/HupF family hydrogenase formation chaperone translates to MCLATPCKIVEFEDDDVARVQVGDSETFIKCVVMLLPEKPAIGEYVLVHAGFAINVVEEEEARKTIALLEEMTELTGVKPVGNTAFDLSE, encoded by the coding sequence ATGTGCCTTGCCACCCCCTGCAAGATTGTCGAATTTGAGGATGATGACGTTGCCCGCGTTCAGGTTGGCGATAGCGAGACCTTTATCAAATGTGTCGTAATGCTGTTGCCTGAGAAGCCGGCTATTGGCGAATATGTGTTGGTGCACGCCGGTTTTGCCATTAACGTGGTGGAAGAGGAAGAGGCACGCAAGACCATCGCCTTGCTCGAGGAGATGACAGAGTTGACGGGCGTTAAGCCTGTCGGCAATACGGCCTTCGATCTCTCCGAATAA
- a CDS encoding HyaD/HybD family hydrogenase maturation endopeptidase, with amino-acid sequence MTAEAENKILVMGLGNILLRDEGIGVRVVERLLERYEFPQNIRVIDGGVRGMILMDPIIDSDHIIVIDAVLNEHPPGTVYRLDGDDVKLSLAFKNSVHDMDFLETLCCCELVSGKKPSAVIIGIEPKDYQSDPSLEISQELLDRIPEMIEKVLNEIEAVGGTYTPKAA; translated from the coding sequence GTGACTGCTGAAGCCGAGAACAAGATTTTGGTAATGGGGTTGGGCAATATTTTGCTACGCGACGAAGGCATTGGCGTTCGGGTTGTCGAGAGACTCCTGGAACGCTACGAATTTCCGCAAAACATCAGGGTGATTGATGGTGGTGTTCGTGGGATGATCCTGATGGACCCCATTATCGATTCCGATCATATCATTGTTATTGATGCCGTGCTCAACGAGCACCCTCCTGGGACCGTATATCGGTTGGATGGAGATGATGTTAAGCTCTCTCTTGCTTTCAAAAATTCCGTACACGACATGGATTTCCTGGAAACGTTGTGTTGTTGTGAGTTGGTTTCTGGAAAGAAACCCTCGGCCGTGATCATTGGCATCGAGCCCAAAGATTACCAGTCCGACCCCAGCCTGGAGATCAGTCAGGAACTGCTTGACCGAATTCCGGAAATGATCGAAAAAGTTCTGAATGAAATCGAAGCCGTGGGAGGTACGTATACTCCCAAGGCTGCATGA
- a CDS encoding nickel-dependent hydrogenase large subunit: protein MAGCKPKSAPVTPVGDYSGKVVIDPVNRIEGHLRIEVEVENGRVKNAWSSSQLFRGLEIILQGRDPRDAKHFTQRSCGVCTHVHSLASTRCVENAVGVQAQIPETGLVLRNLLLGAQFLHDHIVHFYHLHALDWVDVVSALSANPKKAAEITNTAGLGHRKHTVAEFEATQARLKKFVEGGQLGIFTNAYFLEPHAAYKLPPEINLIATHHYLLALKVQLLPSRMMAIIGGKNPHTQSLYEGGITCYDALKPENIAQFKALFQETMDFVNQFYIPDVLAVAPYYLDWGGIGHTTHFQSCGEFPTDESDLNSRFLPHGAIFNNDLSQVADFDLKKIEEHVQHSWYKEGSPKHPWKGVTDPMYTSLDEMETGKTGRYSWMKAPRYQGLSTEVGPLAQTLVSYARGHKPTQAVVNLVLKHLGVGADALFSTLGRTAARCIETKVIGDEMVSWIEKLEANVAAGKTDIVAPFTMPDTAFGVGFCNAPRGTLSHWIEIAGGKIKNFQLVVPSTWNLGPRCDKGILSPVEEALIGTPVFDPKRPVEVLRTVHSYDPCIACGVHIIDPKSNETYKFKVC from the coding sequence ATGGCAGGTTGTAAGCCGAAATCAGCACCGGTCACCCCGGTTGGGGATTACTCCGGTAAAGTTGTAATCGACCCCGTAAACAGAATCGAAGGCCATCTCCGCATCGAAGTTGAAGTGGAAAATGGTCGCGTTAAAAATGCTTGGTCCAGCTCTCAGCTGTTCCGCGGTCTGGAGATCATCCTCCAGGGTCGCGATCCTCGTGATGCCAAGCACTTCACCCAGCGTTCCTGCGGCGTTTGCACCCATGTGCACTCTCTTGCATCGACTCGTTGCGTTGAAAACGCTGTTGGCGTTCAGGCTCAGATTCCCGAGACCGGATTGGTCCTGCGGAACCTGCTGCTCGGCGCCCAGTTCCTGCATGACCACATCGTGCATTTCTATCATCTGCACGCTCTTGACTGGGTTGACGTTGTCAGCGCGCTGTCCGCCAACCCCAAGAAAGCCGCCGAGATCACCAATACGGCCGGTTTGGGTCATCGCAAGCATACCGTAGCAGAATTCGAGGCCACTCAGGCCCGTTTGAAGAAGTTCGTCGAAGGCGGCCAGCTTGGTATCTTTACCAACGCCTACTTCCTCGAGCCTCATGCGGCCTACAAGCTTCCGCCCGAAATCAACTTGATCGCTACCCATCACTATCTGCTCGCTCTCAAGGTGCAGTTGCTTCCTTCCCGCATGATGGCCATCATCGGCGGCAAGAACCCGCACACCCAGAGCCTGTATGAAGGTGGCATCACTTGCTACGATGCTCTCAAGCCCGAGAACATTGCGCAGTTCAAGGCCCTGTTCCAGGAGACCATGGACTTCGTTAATCAGTTCTATATTCCCGACGTCCTGGCAGTTGCTCCGTACTACCTGGACTGGGGTGGCATCGGCCACACCACCCACTTCCAGAGCTGCGGTGAGTTCCCGACGGATGAGTCCGACCTGAACAGCCGCTTCCTGCCTCACGGCGCTATCTTCAATAATGATCTTTCCCAGGTTGCTGATTTTGACCTGAAGAAGATCGAAGAGCACGTGCAGCACAGCTGGTACAAGGAAGGCTCTCCGAAGCATCCTTGGAAGGGTGTCACTGACCCCATGTACACCAGCCTGGACGAGATGGAGACTGGCAAGACCGGTCGCTACAGCTGGATGAAGGCTCCTCGTTACCAGGGCCTGTCCACTGAGGTCGGTCCCCTGGCGCAGACTCTGGTGTCCTACGCTCGTGGTCACAAGCCTACCCAGGCTGTGGTCAACCTGGTGCTGAAGCACTTGGGCGTTGGCGCTGATGCTCTGTTCTCCACTCTGGGTCGTACCGCGGCTCGTTGCATCGAGACCAAGGTCATCGGCGATGAGATGGTGTCCTGGATTGAGAAACTGGAAGCCAACGTTGCCGCCGGTAAGACCGACATCGTTGCTCCCTTCACCATGCCTGACACCGCCTTCGGTGTTGGCTTCTGTAATGCTCCTCGCGGCACTCTGTCCCATTGGATCGAGATCGCAGGCGGCAAGATCAAGAACTTCCAGCTCGTTGTTCCTTCTACTTGGAACCTCGGACCCCGCTGCGACAAGGGCATCCTGAGCCCCGTCGAGGAAGCTTTGATCGGCACTCCGGTGTTCGATCCCAAGCGTCCTGTTGAAGTTCTGCGTACCGTTCACTCCTATGATCCCTGCATCGCCTGCGGCGTGCACATCATTGATCCTAAGTCTAACGAGACCTACAAGTTCAAGGTCTGCTAG
- a CDS encoding hydrogenase small subunit, translating to MKCSIGSGKNDVLKSLEEKGISRRDFMKFCAAVSAAMAADATFTPAKVAEALTSGKRPPVIWLHFAECTGCSESVLRSTEPDIATVLFDVISLDYHETLMQCAGEAIEEALHKAVHDHEGEFVLVLEGGVPTAEGGIHGKVAGKTMLSTLEEIYPKAKATICLGTCAAYGGVQKAAPNPTESKGCSEALGGALMVQVPGCPPNPISFIGTVVYFLTKGLPELDDAGRPTLFYGETVHDQCPRLKYFEEGKFAPSFDSEEARKGYCLYELGCKGPDTYNNCPKVLFNQVSFPIQAGHPCIGCSEPDFWDEMSPFYEA from the coding sequence ATGAAATGTTCAATTGGTAGCGGTAAGAATGACGTGTTGAAATCTTTGGAAGAGAAAGGAATTTCTCGCCGTGATTTCATGAAATTCTGTGCCGCCGTATCCGCCGCAATGGCCGCGGATGCTACGTTCACCCCGGCCAAGGTCGCTGAAGCGTTGACTTCAGGCAAGCGTCCGCCCGTTATCTGGCTCCATTTTGCGGAGTGCACCGGGTGTTCCGAGTCTGTGTTACGCAGCACCGAGCCCGACATCGCGACTGTACTGTTTGATGTGATTTCCCTGGATTACCACGAGACCCTGATGCAGTGCGCTGGCGAAGCCATCGAAGAAGCTCTGCACAAGGCCGTTCACGACCACGAGGGCGAGTTTGTCCTGGTGCTCGAAGGTGGCGTGCCCACCGCTGAAGGTGGAATTCATGGTAAGGTTGCCGGCAAGACCATGCTGTCCACCCTTGAAGAAATCTACCCCAAGGCCAAAGCCACCATCTGTCTCGGCACTTGTGCCGCGTACGGCGGTGTCCAGAAAGCTGCCCCGAACCCGACCGAATCCAAGGGCTGTTCCGAAGCTCTCGGTGGTGCTCTGATGGTTCAGGTCCCCGGCTGTCCGCCTAACCCCATCAGCTTCATTGGTACCGTGGTCTACTTCTTGACCAAGGGCCTGCCCGAGCTGGATGATGCTGGCCGTCCGACCTTGTTCTACGGCGAGACCGTTCATGACCAGTGCCCTCGCCTCAAGTACTTCGAAGAAGGCAAGTTTGCTCCTTCCTTCGATTCCGAAGAGGCCCGCAAGGGTTACTGCCTGTACGAGCTGGGCTGTAAGGGTCCGGACACCTACAACAATTGCCCGAAGGTCCTGTTCAACCAGGTAAGCTTCCCCATCCAGGCCGGACACCCGTGCATCGGTTGTTCCGAGCCCGATTTCTGGGATGAGATGAGCCCGTTCTACGAGGCCTAA
- a CDS encoding M23 family metallopeptidase, whose protein sequence is MNIKKIIIIAMSVLACLALGAGSYLYFKDTTPPLITLTPDSGPVGKAAIFTARAEDPSGIRSMSVILIENGKRTTLASAPADKSLQSELTFDLAKTGFKNGPFELEITAVDASYHRMGKGNSNSKTASFMLDSKKPRIAVESMQHNLNRGGSGAIAYTVNESVTSSGVRIGNRFFPGYELPSGDFACIFAFPYDIEVADFQPKLEATDLAGNTRSRTFAFHVNNRTFRHDTINLPDSFLQAKMPQYEDYYPDEPDLLSVYLKVNGEMRIKDRAAILSLGQTSSSEASWKGSFLRLPNAANRARFADSRTYRYNGKDVDYQTHLGIDLASLKNAPIPAANAGRIVRTGFHGIYGENVIIDHGLGLMSLYSHLSQIDVEDGDIVTKGQIIGRTGATGLAGGDHLHFGVYVSGVAVNPVEWWDASWIRNNIASRVGQ, encoded by the coding sequence TTGAACATCAAAAAAATCATTATCATCGCCATGAGCGTTCTGGCCTGCCTGGCACTCGGCGCAGGCTCATACCTCTATTTTAAGGATACAACTCCCCCACTGATCACCCTGACACCCGATTCAGGCCCTGTAGGCAAAGCCGCAATCTTCACGGCCCGAGCCGAAGACCCTTCCGGTATCCGTTCCATGTCAGTAATATTGATTGAGAATGGCAAACGCACAACTCTGGCCAGCGCCCCCGCAGATAAATCACTGCAAAGCGAACTGACCTTCGACCTAGCCAAGACGGGCTTCAAAAATGGTCCCTTCGAGTTGGAAATCACGGCTGTGGATGCATCATATCACCGTATGGGCAAGGGAAATTCCAACAGCAAGACGGCATCCTTCATGTTGGACAGCAAAAAACCACGCATTGCCGTGGAAAGCATGCAACACAACCTGAACCGGGGGGGCAGCGGAGCCATTGCCTATACCGTCAACGAATCAGTAACCTCCTCCGGCGTGCGCATCGGGAATCGCTTCTTCCCTGGTTACGAACTGCCATCTGGAGACTTCGCCTGCATTTTTGCCTTCCCCTATGACATCGAAGTTGCCGACTTCCAGCCCAAGCTCGAGGCCACAGATCTGGCAGGCAATACTCGAAGCAGAACGTTTGCATTCCATGTCAACAATCGTACATTCAGGCATGACACGATCAATCTGCCCGACAGCTTTCTGCAGGCCAAGATGCCCCAGTATGAAGACTACTATCCCGACGAACCCGACCTGTTGTCCGTCTATCTCAAGGTCAACGGCGAAATGCGTATCAAAGACAGGGCTGCGATTCTGTCTCTAGGGCAAACCTCGTCTTCCGAGGCCTCATGGAAGGGATCATTCCTCCGGTTACCCAACGCTGCCAACCGTGCCCGTTTTGCCGATAGCCGCACCTATCGCTACAACGGCAAGGATGTGGACTACCAGACGCATCTGGGCATTGACCTAGCCTCGCTGAAGAATGCACCCATTCCGGCCGCCAATGCCGGGCGCATCGTTCGTACAGGATTCCACGGCATCTATGGTGAGAACGTGATCATCGACCACGGCCTGGGGCTGATGAGCCTGTACTCCCATCTTTCCCAGATTGATGTGGAAGACGGCGATATCGTAACCAAAGGGCAGATCATAGGACGTACAGGCGCCACAGGGCTCGCCGGAGGCGATCATCTGCACTTTGGGGTCTATGTTTCAGGAGTAGCCGTTAATCCCGTGGAATGGTGGGATGCCTCATGGATCAGGAACAACATTGCCAGCCGTGTAGGCCAATAG
- the ung gene encoding uracil-DNA glycosylase gives MKSWIEKVPLLAEGMHDELLSKVDQLRRDKSVYPSTGMELRALELTPFDDVKVVILGQDPYHGPGQAHGLSFSVPVGAKFPPSLRNIFKEVGASVYGDETREFSSDLTRWAVQGVLLLNTVLTVEEGKAGAHRGLGWQKLTDDIIATLSNEREGVVFLLWGNDARSKSALIDAERHLILESAHPSPLSAYRGFLGCGHFVQTNTYLQEQGTDQITW, from the coding sequence ATGAAAAGCTGGATTGAAAAGGTTCCCCTGCTGGCTGAGGGGATGCACGACGAACTGTTGTCCAAGGTGGACCAACTGCGGCGTGACAAGTCCGTGTACCCATCAACAGGAATGGAGTTGCGGGCATTGGAATTGACTCCGTTTGATGACGTTAAAGTCGTGATTCTGGGACAGGACCCGTATCATGGCCCCGGGCAGGCCCATGGTTTGTCTTTCTCCGTCCCCGTTGGAGCTAAATTCCCACCCTCGCTGCGGAATATATTTAAGGAAGTGGGCGCCTCGGTTTACGGCGATGAAACACGGGAATTTTCGTCTGATTTGACCCGTTGGGCCGTTCAGGGCGTTTTGCTGCTTAATACGGTGCTTACGGTGGAAGAGGGCAAGGCGGGTGCCCACAGGGGCCTGGGCTGGCAGAAGCTGACCGATGACATTATTGCTACCTTATCCAATGAGCGTGAGGGCGTTGTTTTCCTTCTCTGGGGGAACGACGCCCGTTCCAAGTCTGCATTAATCGATGCAGAACGCCACCTGATTCTTGAGTCTGCACATCCATCACCTTTGTCAGCCTATCGGGGGTTCTTGGGCTGCGGGCATTTTGTTCAGACTAATACCTATCTGCAAGAGCAGGGCACCGACCAAATCACGTGGTAA